Proteins encoded together in one Miscanthus floridulus cultivar M001 chromosome 16, ASM1932011v1, whole genome shotgun sequence window:
- the LOC136514230 gene encoding uncharacterized protein, whose protein sequence is MGNKNKPPELYYEILHVARDASPHPQGVRAAYRSLVRQWHPDKHPPESRPEAEARFKAITEAYEALLDQQENRAAFAVRDGAIRSRPADKDDRGGGGGATCTPAREEPVVKKVYTACSNVGGGGRGRRAFAEFSSYVVRKAPPLERRVECTLEELCTGCNKEVRYTRDVVTKNGKAVAHL, encoded by the exons ATGGGGAACAAGAACAAGCCGCCGGAGCTGTACTACGAGATCCTTCACGTTGCCAGGGACGCCTCCCCGCACCCGCAGGGGGTCAGGGCGGCGTACAGGAGCCTGGTCCGCCAATGGCACCCCGACAAGCACCCGCCGGAGTCCAGGCCAGAGGCGGAGGCCAGGTTCAAGGCCATCACCGAGGCCTACGAG GCGCTGCTGGACCAGCAGGAGAACAGGGCGGCGTTCGCCGTGCGCGACGGCGCGATAAGGAGCCGGCCCGCTGACAAGGACgaccgtggcggcggcggcggcgctaccTGCACGCCGGCGCGGGAGGAGCCGGTCGTCAAGAAGGTGTACACCGCCTGCAGcaacgtcggcggcggcggccgcggccggcgCGCGTTCGCCGAGTTCTCCAGCTACGTCGTGCGCAAGGCGCCGCCGCTGGAGCGCAGGGTGGAGTGCACCCTCGAGGAGCTCTGCACCGGGTGCAACAAGGAGGTCAGGTACACCCGCGACGTCGTCACCAAGAACGGGAAAGCTGTCGCTCACCTATGA